CAATCACATGGCCGCCAGAAAGCCATCCATTCGCCTCTCGCATTGCTGTTGCGGTCCTTCAGTTGTTTCAAATTTCTGTGGCAATCGGCATTATCGTGTGTCAGCGtagttttaattaacttattGTGCATGAACGAAAAAACAACATGAAACATGGCATGAActagaaaaaaataacataacaaAGCTAATCTAAATCGTTTCGAAGTTTAATTGAAACTCATTCGCTGTATTTTATAGTATGGTTACGGGCTATTAAACTAGCAAACAAGGCTCGAATTAAAGTGAGGATAAGtccaatagaaaaaaaatttcaaattatatttCTTAGGGTAGGTGCAAAATGTGATGggaaataatttttattattttttctttttcacaaTTTTGCGAATCTCTGGCAATTCCATCCATTGTAACCATAAATGCATTTGAGTCAAATTACTTTGGGCAATTGCTCTTTAATGGCTACAAAAGCTATTGCAAGGGACAAAGAGGAATATGACTTGTTTTTTAAGGGGGGCAAATTGATGTCGATTGTAATCGAACACTACGCTCAAAACAAACAGTTGTCTCTCTCGTTATTTCTAACGTATTGAATGATTGAATGAGCACCCAACTAATGTACCATTTGGCAGTTATATTTACACAAAAAATCACACATACGCCTCGAGGTTGTCACTGCAGTGGGGTCTGGCTAAAGTGCCATAACTTTAACTCTTAACTTAGAATTTATAACTGGCCCGAAATATAATGTGACGTCGACTTAAGTCCCCAGCTTGGCCCATGAACTATAGATGTTGTCCTTGGCCAGAAGTCGCCCAACACTGCCCATAGTGAGAGAACCACAGATTTGCTCATTTATCTGTGAACTATTCGTTTGGTGAAAAAGCGAGTTGGGCAATATGCCAAGTTGTGAGGACCAAATGCGTTTGTCCTTGACACCCGTCGCATGGCGAAATTGTTGCGGGTTCCCAATTTCACTTTAAGGCCTTATTGCTGGCGAATTGTAGACAACTTGTAAACGTAATAGGACACTTAAACTTGAGCTGCATTTCACTTCAGCCATTGCACTTATAAAATTAAGAAAGgattaacttttttttataaatatcagCCGAAGTAAGTTTTCTCTTTGCCAAATATTCGCGTAGGTCTGGAGAAAAtatcagaaaatatttttttgtatgccattAAGAATATAATAACTACAAGTAAAATTGGTTGGCATAATAAACAGCTCCCTAAAAACAGATTTATTCCCGCTTATCCCCCTGttctttgtttaaatattactTTCTGTTTATTTGCGTGCGAAGGAGAAGCTGATGCCACATTTATTGCCTGAAACTTAATGAAAATAGGTACACTTGAATGTTTTATTTAGCTAAGCACTTcacattttgcaatttatttatctgCCTTCCCAAATATAAAAGGCTATAATGGTAAAACTGGAAAAAGTTTgtaaaaggcaacaacaagcaaattCATCTTTCAAATTGTACTCTTGACTAGCATCAGTTAATCACAGCTATTAAAAAtgattctttttataccctgaacccattaaaaatgggtataagggtatattgtatttatgcaaaatccaaatgtatgtaacaggcagaaggaagcatcccgaccccatagagtatatatattcttgatcagcaccaatagccgagtcgatctagccatgtccgtctgtctgtccgtccgtccgtccgtttaaaataaaatatatatatgcatttgatgtttgaagaagagggttcagggtatcccctagtcgggagctcccgactagaacctgtTACCAGTAATTACTGGTGTGGCTGCTAAGTAGAGGcgtagcaagtggtgcggtccttcgcgagttcgagccccaCCGgggaaagaattttttttcctggtgtggctgttgagtagagtcgacagcaagtactgctgtcagttggctgttgagtagagtcgacagcaagtactgCTGTCAGTTGCGGGTTCGAATCCTATCAagtgaacttttttttttttacatttatttgatgttaaaataagagggttcagggtattccctagtcgggagctcccgactagaacctcttgttttattatatatttaatacaatgACTGCTGGTCTTATTTATGACGTCATTCTGTGTAATGTCACTCAATAGAAAAGCCCCACGCAGCAGCGACAGATTAAGAGATTGAGTGAGGTCTACTcagtgagtgagagagtgagCTTGAAGGAGTTTTGTTAGTTTCCCGCTATTGTCACTGCTTTTTTATGGCACAAAGCTACGTTCGTCCTTTAGtgctattgttttttaatgaattaaaatCGTATGACAAATCAACAAGAGTTGACCTTGTTCAACCAAGCATATATACCTAGACACACGTACGCTGTTTGTTTAACTTTAAGGTGTGTCCTTATGTAAGGCTTTTCCCCTGAGTAATGCCGcactctgctctgctctgcatTGTGTTGCTCAAATCCGCGGGCAACAAATAGTATTCATCAACAAGAAATAACACTTTTGCCCCACTACAACTATAAGAATTCAACCAATGTTAACTGCGGGTTAACAGTTACCCTCAACTCTCACCTTTCTGAACATTCGAATATTTGACAATAATAAACACTTTCTATTGGGCATATTAAATATGCCAGCCAACTACAAATGCTGAATCATTAAGCTATTCCGTAACAATACGAAAAGGTGAAAGTTCTTAATGTTTACTCTAATAATTTTTGATAACTCTCCTGTTTTCTAGAACTATCAGGTTCGTCTTTTATTAGAATAATTTAGATGATACGCTACCCAAATGAAAACTTATACTGTTAACCGTAACCGTAAAATATTACACTGATATTACTACCAGTCgcgttatttttatttgaagtaTATAACTTTCATGCTAAGCTAATTGGGTTCGTTTCTACCTTCTGAGctttaaaattgttgaattACTGTCGAATGCTTCAATCGATAACGCCCTCTTTAATTTAAGTTCATTTATTGTTGAATTGGATTTTATTGGGTGTTTGTAGGTTTTCAAAGTTCCGAAATGAACGAGTTTGTGTGGATATGCATAGTTGATTTggcattataattattatacgAAATATACGAAATAAAAGATGTTCCAACAAGTATTACAAAACTCCTGTCTTCCATGTGCGGAGCTCCGTGTTATTTTCTGTAGCAGCCTGCCTCATTaccaacaacataaacaagcACTTACAACatgcagcaacaccaacatgAGTACCAAACGAGTggttgtgcatgtgtgtgtgtttggtgtGTGAGCGTATTAAGTAGAAATTAGTGtttccatacttgcggtttatccaggcttccaagtttgggataagcctatgtgTCCAGCGTTATTTAGATGAGCGATCCCaacgtgcttgccatcgttccatgctttgcatcTTTGCTGCTGTGCGAACCGAGTTTGCTGTGCTGATTCCTTTTAGAGCTCTGTAGCAAACTACCGCTTATGTTGCCAGCTCATTAAGCGGGACCAtccctgcgataaccagcgctgcttcgtctgataccgtccggaatgcgcggctgacccgtagagcgcttaggtAATATATCGAATATATGCTCCAGTTGTAGCTAGGAACAGCCATTGCTCTGTTCCAGATGGGGGACGCGTACAAtattattgctttgtttactgTCATGAGAAGACGGCGTCTCTGTTGTTTTGGACCTTGAGTGTTCAGCATAATCCTAGATAGCGCTCGACAGGGCTCTGCTGCTTTTTGTGAtcgtactccaagtgctctctGAAAGACATCCTTGTGTCTAGTATAACTTTCAGCTACTTTAACGCCCTCGCTGATCCTATGTCCGCgctgccgactcttatgtgcgctCTTTCCACCTTCTTCCGGCTGCTGACTAACgttgcttctgttttatgGGCACCCAGCTcaagtccagctgctgccagccattggtgcacACGATCAATACTGTGGTTGTAAGATTCCTCTACATCCTTCAATTCCTTGCCGACTACTGCAACGGCcacatcgtccgcgaagccgacgatacttgtatcgatcggaagttccagtcGGAGGAtgtcatcgtacatgatgtttCAGAGGAGGGGTCCCAGAACTGAGCCTTGGGGCACCCCGgcggacacttggtgtgtaATGGGGCCATCTACGGTGTCATATTGCAGCAGTCTTTCTCTAAAGTAGCTGCGTATCATCTCCTGAAGGTAATATGGGACGCGGAATGTTGATAGCGCGTCATATATTTTGTCCCACCtggctgtgttaaaggcgtttTTCACATCTAGAGTGACAATCAGGCAGTACTTCTTTGTTCCGCTTTTCCATCTCaatccttggatggcgtttattgctatgccgacgactttttccaaagTGTCTATtgtcgactttgccttggtgaagccaaattggctttgggacaaacctccattGTTCTCGACAGCAGcttcaagtgtgtgtgtgtgtgtgggtttggTTAGATGAGCCTTGGAATTCATTCGACGAATCGGATTTGTCATACGTGCCACGCTCACTTTCAGTTATTAATATGCAGATCAGTTTTCATAATCTTTGTTCCATGTAAAGTAAAtgagtatattttttatttttaaaaggcatttttttttttaatatataattgtagttttaatttgcatgtacgaataaatattataacttacattcatatataattttaaattattcttTCCCTTTCTTTTATGTATTGATCTTGCATTTTATTTCCGTATTTGACCGTTATTCTTGCTTTTGTCCATTGTCCTACAATGTAAACTTTGCTATGTGTATGctttgtatgtgtatttttGCATCTCATACCGTAGCattttggaaaacaaaatcagGTTCGTAGTGGCCAAAATGCATAACGTAATCCCTTTCCACTCTGTTCTCCGACGTATTATTAATGTCAGTTTTTAATATTGCTTTCAATTGACAGACAACAGTCGTTGCTATCCGACGAGCAGGCAAAAGAAGTTGAGCAGATACTCAACGTGTCTCCCaacgtgggcgtggctgttgctgccgttgttgccaCAGCAATATCTCCGACTACCATCAAGAATCTCACCGAAGAGTCTACAGCGGCCAAGGAGGTGACAATCCCGGCCCAAGTCTGCCAAACTAAGCAGGACACTCAAATTTCAAGTGCTCCTGTGACTGTTGGGAAGGAGGATGGTTCAGATGAAGAGGAGGACCAGCAGGTCGCAGAAGACTTTGATTCGGATGACGTTGAAGCTGTTGACATTGTTGGCATTGGACATGCAGTATCCACAACTGCTTCTTTGAATGCAACATTCGTAAAGGCGGATACTACAGAGATTGAGACTACCACAACAACACCATCGACAGCAACAGTATCAACTACACGGCACGACGACGATGAGCCGGAGTGGCTGCGTGATGTGCTCGAGGCACCAACGCGTAGTTTAGAGAATCTGTTGGTAAACATAACGACACGCCAAACGGAACTTCAGAATAGCTACGAAGCCACGGAAGGGACCGAGGGAAAACATTCCGACTTAAATCAGACCTATATAATCGGCGAGTCACTGCACGAATCAATCGTGTCCGTGGAGTCCACACAGTCGGATGCGACGTTCAATCAAACGACCACCATCGACGACAGCATCATCTCCAGCAAGCACAACTCTACATATTCGTTGGCGGATATTGAGCAAGCAACTAATTCGACTGTTTTGAGCACTGGTATTACTGAGTTGGACGACAGTCAGTATTATATACCAGAATACCCGCCAGTAAGGAGCAAGGAGGTTCTTGTGGAGGCGGGCGTGCATTATTTTGAGGATGGCAATTTTTGGATGGAAGTGCCAGGTAGGTCGAGGAGGCTGGgtctacatttttttaaccgaTGCACTAAGCTCGCCACTTTGAAAATTCTAAAAGGTCTGCTAGACTttgacgacgacgactgcTCCTATCCTCCAATCACAGTACGAAAGAATCCAAAGGTCCGCTTCAGCTCCGGCCCCATACACGTATATTCCACATTCTCTGTGACAGACTACGATCGCCGCAATGAAGATGTCGATCCGGTGGCCGCGTCGGCCGAATATGAGCTGGAGAAGCGTGTGGAAAAGATGCACGTCTTTCCTGTTGAATTAATGAAAGGTCCCGAGGGTTTAGGTCTCAGCATTATTGGCATGGGCGTTGGCGCCGACGCTGGCTTAGAAAAACTTGGCATATTCGTCAAAACAATCACAGACAACGGCGCCGCAGCACGCGACGGGCGTATACAAGTAAGTAACATCAATCCTATACAATTTCCATAACacttgtatgtttttttttatgtctgTAGGTCAACGACCAGATAATCGAAGTAGACGGTAAAAGCCTGGTTGGCGTTACCCAAGCCTATGCAGCTTCGGTGCTGCGCAATACATCTGGTTTAGTCAAATTTCAAATCGGACGCGAACGTGATCCCGAAAACTCCGAGGTTGCCCAACTCATACGGCTGAGTCTGCAGGCTGATCGAGAAAAAGAGGAGCGCATTAAACGGTAATCCATCAAATCTATTAATCTGACCTGTTCAATCGGTTATTctttgcttctttttcttttgctttctCAGTCAACAAGAAGAGTATCTGCGTCGCACGCTCGACTACTCCGAGGATTCGACGCAGCCAGTTTCAGCTAATTCAAGTGTCTGTGAGGGACCATCTAGTCCCGTACAGGTTGAACATCCAATGGAGGTCGAAGCTACACACTCCCAGGAGGTTGAGTCGCTCAAGCGTCTTCTACAGGAGGTATGTAGTGTAAGCAAATCCTGTACCCAAGCTCTGTCTGCAGTTGTGCTAAAATCGTGTTCTTTTTCTCTCCTTTTGCTGAATTTCAAAATTGGTTTCTTCTACGCGGAAATTAAAACGCAGCATAAAGCGGTAATTGGTCATGAGAAACAAAACGTCtcttaaagaaaaacaaatcataGTTAGACCTCATATCGcctaatatttatgtttataatattttgatttaaatgtcaattgTTGAAGAGAATATTTAGTCTATACAAATTAGTCTTACAGCTTGTCATTCTGACATAGCTGCTTCTTTTTTATCTGTTTACCGTCCGTATGGAGAGATCGCCCAAAATATGAACGAtcagtaaaaaaataaagcgaAAAGTTTTGCTTTTGAATATATTGCAGCCAAGCATTCAAACGCCAAACGAATTGAGCTATTTATTAAATCCGCGGGATTAATTAAAACACCAATGATTTTTAAACTTCGTTacaccaaaaatatttattgttctCCGTTTtgcttataatttatgttgtttttgttttatatattttatttagagcGAAATGGGTTGCATGGTTAAGGaagaaattattcaaaatCTTAAACGGAAGGTTTGTTggacatttttatattttattgtttggtTATCAATCTCATATCTTCTCATAAAATCCACAATGCAGTAAGTCAAACTAAAACTAATGCTTTTCCCATTTCCTCCTCCATCTATAGTTGGTTAAGCTCGAGACAACAGGCAATGAGAATGAACTGCTGAGCGAACGACTGCGCCAAAGCGAGCGTGAGCTGGGCAACATTAAGAAGGAGGCGGCCAATCTTCAAAATATGCTGCAGCAGTCGCAGGCGCAGTATATGGCACTGGACAAAAAGTACAACAAAGCAAAGAGGCTGGTTCGCGAGTATCAGCAGCGTGAGCTGGATATGTGCCATCGCGAGGAGTTCTATCAGCAGTTATTGCAGGAAAAGGACACTGAGTATAATGCGTTAGTCAAAAAGCTCAAGGATCGTGTTATCAATCTGGAGCATGAACTTCAAGAAACGCAGCGAAAGGCTGGCTTTCCAGTGGGACTGCCCTACGATAGCGCCACGCTAAAGTTAACGCCCCAAATGATGCGTAAGACGCCTCCAAAGCCTCTCTTGCATAAGCTGGAAACGGAGTTATCCGACACGGAAATCTCAGATCTGTCACCAGACGGTGATTGCGTCAAAACGGCAACCGTGGAGCGCAAGGTTCCCGTAAAGGACGAACTGGACGCGGCTGTGCCGCAGCACGAGCTGCTAGACAACTCTGTCAACAAAACCAAGATCGAGCTGGGTGAGTACCTGGGCCAGCAATTTTCTTCAGCTTCTAGTACTTcgttaatttgattttgatttttgttgtgtgtgaaaagttatgttttggttttgtatcGTTTTCCGATGAAATTTGTACGCTTTGTCTGTGTGCTAAATGTTTTGTAATTATTCTTTTCACTTCTCTCTCCTATTTCTCTTTGTATATTGTGCGCGTTTTTGCTGCCGCTCAATTTGATTGGTTTGTGATTTTGCTCTTCCACGTGTTCGTGTACGTTCCATATTTGTTTGTTCgtttgatttaaaattatcACGCCCACACTGCTGCGCCTTCTCACTACCATATACTacacaacaaaatttattaaatatctgATAAACTgccaaaaatgcaacaaaaaaaaataaataaataaaaaatctataaaaaaaatcatcgaatttaaaaataactaaacaaAAGCCTCCCGTGGTGGTCTAGCCAATCGCCAGCTGCCCTCGACGAACGTATCTAATGGTAGTAACAGCAACGCCAACGGAGCCAGCGAATTGCTGCTTAATGGCAATTTATGCAAgcgcagcagaagcaacagccGTAGCTCGGATTGCACTCTGGATGACAGTGAGGAGGAGGTGGAATTGGAGCAGAGTGCACTCAATTTGGCTACGAGTGTGTCTTCCTGTCATGATGGCATTAATCTATCCAATGGCAACACCCACCTGCTGGCCAACGTGAACAACTTGCTGCAGAATCATCCACCTGCGACAAATACGCCTATTGGTAGCAGCATTGTGGCAGCCGGCAATGGACATGTAGGGACCACAACGGCCATACTGCTTAACTCGACGTCGTCAGCTTCTTCCAGTTCATCAAATCAGTCCACGGCACGCGAAGCTCAAATCAATCAGCTCTACGCTCAGGTGCACAAGGATCCCagcaagcaacagcaacaacagcatcaggcAACCAGTTTGTTTAAGAATGCGGTGGGCTCGCCGGCAGAGACTGGGGGAGGATTGAACGACTTTCATCGCGGAAGCATGACAACCTTTGGCACTGCCAGTGGCGGCAGTGCTAGCAATCGCGATCTCAACAGCTCATACGACTCTATAGTGGGCTCCAATGATAAGTTAGCAGAGAACGATCAAAGCGAGAACTGGATGTATCCGAGCCGGCGTCGTGTTGCGCCCAATGGCAGCAAGCTGCCGGGCTCCACTTTCACTGAGCAGCTCAATCAAGCACTGTCCGATCGTGAGAGGTGGGTGacatcacacacatacacagcacacagctaaacaaaatgttatacgTTCGGAATTTTGCAGACGTCTTGGAGACGGCTCCTCGCGCCACTCCAGCGATGATTACACAGAGATCAACAAGAGCCAAAGTGCCGCAGCGGTTAACTGCAAGACGCTAATCAACGAGATTCGCCAGGCGGTCAATGAAGCACAGCCAAAAGGTGaactattcaaaaaacaaatgacttGCAACCGGTTTCAACGAGGAATCGTTGATAATCCTCTAAAAGACTAACTCAAATTCTCTCTCCGTTATCAAAGACTTCTTTCATAAGCGCCATCGATTCATGTGCACATAAAgacattataaatatattgttataCATACAAAGCTAATATGATCAACTACTGTTGTACTCAACTGTATACTGTTGTATTGAACGTTAATGCGTGTGCCATTCCATTTACTGAATCCCTTAGTAATATTACTAAATTAGTACACGTCGTGTTATATCCATACATATAATTCACGCTCTCTTTCTGTCACTCTGTTCATATGGTGCATACAACATGACATCAAATTAGTAATAACAcaattctttatatttttctctCCTCTCTTTTCCTTGCTCTCTTGCTGCTTCGACTAACTATTAACACTGTAATTCCTCTAAAGTAAAACAAGTTGTTCCGCAATCGCTCTCCCCGCCCGGTACAGTGCcctggcaacagcagcattttcagcagcatcaacaacagcaatcagCGCATGTGACCGGACCGCCATCACCGACTAGCATGTCTTCAGGCTGCTCCTCGCCCGGATACTCGCCTAGCCGGACCCTGGATCTGTCCGGCTCTAGTTCTAGTTTTTCGGATAAAAAAGCGGCTGTCGCCTGCTACAATTATAAAGGAGGCCCCGTGCACGAATGGACCAAGGAGCAGGTAAACTTATAACCGAGAGAATCTACAGGGTTTGTCAAATATATCAacgaaataaacaacaaattggaCTGCACAGGTGGGCCACTGGTTGATGGGCATTGAGCTGGAGCGCTATATACCTGTCTTCAAAGAACACAACGTGGAAGGCGGCGCTTTGCTTACTCTTGACTCGAAGGACTTTAAAACTTTGGGCGTTTGCGGTGATGACAAAAATCGTTTGAAAAAACGACTAAAGGACCTGAAGGCCAGCATCGAAAAGGAGCGCAAGGACATGGAACGCGAGCGTCGCGAACGCGAAAAGGCCATACGCAAGGCTGAAAAGaaggcagccaaaaaaaagtaGTTGAATTCTAGATTTTAAGCAACAAAGTAGCCAAAAACCAAACCATATATGCATACTAAGGACTCATAAGATCTATGCATACCACATCCAATgcgtttaaatatatatttatagaaatatacCATTAACATATTATGTATTACATAGTTATTTATCTTATAAAATAACTTATAAGAGTAAACgtattttatttgtacaaCAGACATCTATAATACGTACAACATTTTAACTTATTGAATCTAATGCAGCATAGACGTATTTATGAATTATTCTATTAATCAAAAGGAAGCACGATGTGGTCAGGGAAGGTAAATGCCTATATAGAAAGCTACTTTAATTGGGCAATCTATATCTAAACCCTACAAGTTGAAAATCGCAATTTAAATTATCCGAATCAAAGCTGAAGCACACACCAACACCCAACACAGAGAAGGAAAACAAAGCTAACAAGAGAGAGCGTTGGACTGActgatttttatgaattaTTAATAGAAAACGAGAGAAATACTTTatgcaattaaaagcaaagGAAAACGataaaaaatgagtttgaagtAAAACCCATGgaataattgaattgaaaatgaaacaCGAAAAGTCTTACGAGTAGCACATTTAAGGAATTAGCTGAACAGACTTGAAGCGACCTTCAACAGCTGCTTcaactaaatataaaaaataataaaatataaaaaaaaaacacacgtTTAACCATAAAAATGCTAATAATatatctaaaaatatatatatgtaatatttaaattaattgcaaaaggcaacagaaccataattaaacaatatatCTTGTGGTTCTTTGTTTTCTATAACCTTGTGCAATTTTAAGACTAGCTTACAATATTGTAATCGCTGCAATTGCATTGTATTTGCCAAGACAAAGTTTTCTAAACTAATCGTATTTgcttaataaaatgttttgcaaGCCACTTAAGTACTTAAGTCTCAAGATATAATCAATGTGGTTGACAGATAAGATAATCGATCGTGAATAGATCAATAAAATCATAACATCGGACACGCAAGCATGTCAGGATAAACATAGAGAGCAAAGATCTTACCCTACCcctttatatgtatgtgtgtgtgcttgcgtaTATCTAACTTTATGTTTTCGCGTGACTGCactttatttttacatttactTTTGTAACATACATCTTGTtgacatataaaatatatgtataacataATACTTATTGAAATGTTATTCTTagtttaaatgtttaatttaaaatttgtttcgCTCTCGTGCTTTTGCTCAATGTCTATTTTTATTGGATTCTTAATCCGATTTTTCAATACAATTTCTTACCGTTATTTTCTTCCCAATATCACGCAACACATTTAAATAAGACCACGgctgttttattaaaaatcgaaactttccgatgatttttttttaaatccctgggtaaataatgtctgattttaaaatgttatacctttttgaatgcgtacggatccctatcatcaattggcattcgagcaaattaaacatcgatgggttgaaaaatgttgttgacaaaaataCGATTCGTTCgtagtcaacctttttgatgattttttgaaatatttccgtcaaaatctaggtcggtgcgaaaatcgaaactttttcgatgatttttttgtaatatttcgggtaatagctccgcgcggagatatggcgctccaaaacgacataactccgcgcggagatatgacgttctaaaacgacataactccgcgcggagatatgacgatctacaccgacataactccgcgcggagatatgacgttctacaccgacataactccgcgcggagatatgtcgttccaaaacgacataactccgcgcggagatatgacgttctaaaacgacataactccgcgcggagatatgacgttcca
The sequence above is a segment of the Drosophila virilis strain 15010-1051.87 chromosome 3, Dvir_AGI_RSII-ME, whole genome shotgun sequence genome. Coding sequences within it:
- the Spn gene encoding uncharacterized protein Spn isoform X6, producing the protein MEKPMQHAPAPVGKVSQIANIFQRKPIEIQPVEQLSAVAAAHAAAAAAAAAHPPVRTESHSARFNNARALFEKLGVESNSNVSTRLMRSGSREDNLYEGSDRSSSRSSDRSQSPPKRRMPFPSGASLTQSNNISALSQGCGDRLNNTKFIVDPLAAAKYPQHNLSRLKLEELNQVAAVPPSNGSVSSLFAGCDKPEKPERKFNSRELIEKQKKWTSHFTKTKTTRTHSDLNRCDIIRTVPGTGLIMDGEKTPKTMPVVVTASPEPPSAPLRHTAASPAAVPLPTAVPPEIKPRSGKIGSPVKSPPLPPIPAIKPKNLSPVKFTTERVRSPTKCSEAAPPPPPAKSAAVTAAMQRSALLQQEQQITAPVPPEKPRKKSIDLVDDAAPTTCSSPASCASPTSLMSCMMEATKRGSIDAAFPETSYTGNGNGLSGSTNSATSGSPVASASSGPSSPVHTEDEKQENESTEKSETEACPNSYNSVPQRRRSENEGQKSVDETTAQQQQQEHQYLSSSFINGSPQRVTHKRSSITVNMPAAGLGQRPPSIISTASQDEGPSAEKAPELKIKLQSPSDGDPEQLHSLNYVDVGYRLNPDGSESHEVFSSEADLYVTAKVSDMQRKFHGANGFSHESSTVYAIIVPEQPEPQVGTSSRGLLQSPTSSVDGSPLYRGVFNSPPVGVVSPIRRRNNGQQCEQNGEGSETCSPKSTPPMSPARAGLGKGIAPIASLDLHEAKLNQEEEEEDDEQLAVEYFEVMEEEAPVLPERRAAALELQDLEYADTSAGEDEEDILQHLNTDVIDDMAKVHVTPASGSASASAPASAAAMPRDDSLPDAMTAAEAERLLSSRQQSLLSDEQAKEVEQILNVSPNVGVAVAAVVATAISPTTIKNLTEESTAAKEVTIPAQVCQTKQDTQISSAPVTVGKEDGSDEEEDQQVAEDFDSDDVEAVDIVGIGHAVSTTASLNATFVKADTTEIETTTTTPSTATVSTTRHDDDEPEWLRDVLEAPTRSLENLLVNITTRQTELQNSYEATEGTEGKHSDLNQTYIIGESLHESIVSVESTQSDATFNQTTTIDDSIISSKHNSTYSLADIEQATNSTVLSTGITELDDSQYYIPEYPPVRSKEVLVEAGVHYFEDGNFWMEVPGLLDFDDDDCSYPPITVRKNPKVRFSSGPIHVYSTFSVTDYDRRNEDVDPVAASAEYELEKRVEKMHVFPVELMKGPEGLGLSIIGMGVGADAGLEKLGIFVKTITDNGAAARDGRIQVNDQIIEVDGKSLVGVTQAYAASVLRNTSGLVKFQIGRERDPENSEVAQLIRLSLQADREKEERIKRQQEEYLRRTLDYSEDSTQPVSANSSVCEGPSSPVQVEHPMEVEATHSQEVESLKRLLQESEMGCMVKEEIIQNLKRKLVKLETTGNENELLSERLRQSERELGNIKKEAANLQNMLQQSQAQYMALDKKYNKAKRLVREYQQRELDMCHREEFYQQLLQEKDTEYNALVKKLKDRVINLEHELQETQRKAGFPVGLPYDSATLKLTPQMMRKTPPKPLLHKLETELSDTEISDLSPDGDCVKTATVERKVPVKDELDAAVPQHELLDNSVNKTKIELANRQLPSTNVSNGSNSNANGASELLLNGNLCKRSRSNSRSSDCTLDDSEEEVELEQSALNLATSVSSCHDGINLSNGNTHLLANVNNLLQNHPPATNTPIGSSIVAAGNGHVGTTTAILLNSTSSASSSSSNQSTAREAQINQLYAQVHKDPSKQQQQQHQATSLFKNAVGSPAETGGGLNDFHRGSMTTFGTASGGSASNRDLNSSYDSIVGSNDKLAENDQSENWMYPSRRRVAPNGSKLPGSTFTEQLNQALSDRERRLGDGSSRHSSDDYTEINKSQSAAAVNCKTLINEIRQAVNEAQPKVPWQQQHFQQHQQQQSAHVTGPPSPTSMSSGCSSPGYSPSRTLDLSGSSSSFSDKKAAVACYNYKGGPVHEWTKEQVGHWLMGIELERYIPVFKEHNVEGGALLTLDSKDFKTLGVCGDDKNRLKKRLKDLKASIEKERKDMERERREREKAIRKAEKKAAKKK